In Brevinematia bacterium, the DNA window AGACTTATTCTGTGGTTCTGGTATAGTTGGGATAGAGGCAATAAGCAGAGGAGCAAAATTTGTGTGTTTTGTGGATAACAACCCTTCATTAATAAAGCAACTTAAGAGTAACCTTATATCGCTTCAGATACCACAGGAAGGGTATAGAGTGATCTGTTCTTCTTGGGAAAGGGGGATAGATATTCTAAGAAATGAGGGTGAAAGCTTTGATCTGATATTTGTAGACCCTTTTTACGATTTTGCGGATTACCGGAAAGTCATCACACTCTCCTCGCATATCTTGAAAAGGGGAGGAACAATAGTTCTAGAACACTCATCAAGAAAATCTTTGGAAGTTC includes these proteins:
- the rsmD gene encoding 16S rRNA (guanine(966)-N(2))-methyltransferase RsmD; translated protein: MLRISGGYLRNRRISVRNKSVRPTSEVVRQSIFNFIDVSNALFLDLFCGSGIVGIEAISRGAKFVCFVDNNPSLIKQLKSNLISLQIPQEGYRVICSSWERGIDILRNEGESFDLIFVDPFYDFADYRKVITLSSHILKRGGTIVLEHSSRKSLEVPSGFEIAFSRAYGETEVLLLRMLQP